The Oligoflexus sp. genome contains the following window.
GGGACCAGGATGAAGCTGGCAATAAAAAACAAAGCCGCGAACAGCTGAAACGCGAGCTGGAACTCTTAAAGAGCGAAAACGCCCGACTTCAATCGAACGTCAGTCAGCTGACCGAACAGCTGGCCATGGCCATGAGATCCCAGGCTCACGTCACCAAAGCCTTGGAATCCAACAATATCATTCCTCCGCAGCTAAGGCCCGTTTTGGTGCGTGAGCTGAGCCTTCAGGAGCGCATCATCACCCTGAAATCGGGGCGCACGAGCTACACGCTGCCAATCTTTTTCCTTCGTTTCATGCCGCGGATCGGTGATCCCTGCTTTCTGAACATCAAGGACGACCAGATCGTCGACGCCTATTTCTATGAAAACCGGGGTCTCGATTTTCATCAGGAAATGGCCGAGGTCCTGCATGTGGAAGAGCAGAGCTGCAAAATTCGTACAGCGCAGCGCAAAACCCTGATCTGGACGGTGAAACATCCCCAGGAGGCTCAGGTCTTTTCCCAGCTGAAACGCGGCTCCAAGGTCATACTCTCCAGCTTTGAAGGCGTTCCTGTCAAACTCAGCCTCGTTTTGAATCAGGACACCGGATACTGGACCCACATCGTGCAGGAAAAGCAAACCGTATTCCAACTGGAACTGGATCGTAAATCCGAAGCCGCGGCCCTGCCGAGCTTTGATGGAAAGGATTAAGGAATGGAAGGTCTCTCCTTTAAGAAGTACATGCAGACGACGCATAAGCGCTTCGATCCCGCCGCGCTTCTCCTCAGCCTTATGGGGATCGCCGCCGTGCTCTATTCCATGGCGAAGCATAATAAAAACTCATCCTACTTCGATTTTCATAGCTTCATGATCGTCCTGGGCGGAACTCTGGCGAGTCTCACCTTCCAGTTTGATCTGCGCAGTATGCTGTCAAGCCTTGTGCTGGTGGGTAAATCCTTCCTCGGAACCCCGGAAAAACCCATCATGGGCATCGTCAAGGAATTGGATGATGCGATCCTCAGCCAGGCGCAGCTCGCTGATCTGCGCGAGGGCCTGGCCATGGATGGCGAGCTGCTCAACGACATCGTCTACATGCACCACCAGGGACTTCTCTTCGAGGAGATCGACGAGTTCGTGACCTCGCGCGTCGCCGATCAGTATCTGGCGCGAAAAATCGCCGTGGAAGTCCTGCGCAAAGGCGTTCTGATCGCACCGGCCTTCGGCCTCTTTGGAACGGTCATGGGTCTGATCGGTGTTCTGAAAACCCTGAGCGATCCCAGCAATATCGGGGGATCCATGTCCCTGGCCCTCATGACCACGGCCTATGGCGCGGGCTTGAGTTCGCTCGTCTTCACGCCCCTCGCCGGACGCCTTGAACATCACAATATGATTTATCTCGATGTCCACCAGCAGATTCTCAGCAAGATCGGCATTCTGCTCAAACGCGAGGAGAGGACGCTTGAAGCTTCAGGAGTTGGCTAATAGCGGCAGCGAGGAGAGTTCCTCCACAGCCTTTTATATCGGCCTGAGCGACCTCATGGTGCTTTTGCTGGTGTTTTTCCTTATGCTTATTTCCATGAGCAAGATTGATAAGGGTTCGTTTGAGAAAATCCGTGCCGGCTTCACCGGCTCGACCAAGGGCACGCTGGTGGAACTCTCGGCCCAGCTCCAGGAAATCGTCGAAGGCCAGCCCGGAATTCCCGGCGTGAAGGTTCATCTGGCGGAAGACGGCGTGCGCCTCGACCTGGATACCGGGGCGCTCTTCGATTCCGGCAGCGCGCGGCTTAAGCCCAATGCCATCGATCCTTTGATGCCCATACTGAAGATCATCAAGGATACCGGCTATACGATCGATGTCGAAGGCCATACCGATGATGCTCCGATGCACCGCATCTTCAAGATTGATGGCGTTCCGAATCTCGAAAACAACTGGTCGCTGAGCGGACGTCGCGCCAGCAGTGTGATCAATGTGCTTTTGGAAGACGGTTTTCAGGGCAGTCGCCTGCGCATCGTGGGCTATGCCGACACGCGGCCGATCCAGGCTGTGGCCGGTAAACAGGAAAGTGAGCTGGAGGCCGCGCGGGCCCTGAATCGCCGCGTTTCTCTCCTGATCAAATAGTTAAAAAAGGGCGAGGGCATTACCTTGGCAGTCTTGAACAGAATGGCGAAAAAGGATGTGGAAAGCGGCCTCGGCTACCGCCTGAATAAGGATTATAATTTCCTTCTGACCCGCGTCCCGCTGCCCGAGGGTTCCGACGTTTACGTCCTCGACAATAAGAGCAAAAATGAGCGCATCATCATCCCGCGGGAACTTTTTGATCGCTTTCGTGCCGCCTTCGTTTTTTTCCAGCAGGAATTCGAAAACTCCCAGGCGCCCCAGGATGTGGAGAAATCCATCTACTTCCGTGACAAGGAAGTCTTCAAATTACGTCCGACCATCGGCGACCTGAAGAAGATCACCATCCAGGACTTCACCAGGATGCAGGGTTCCTCGGGCTTTATCACGGTGCCGATCGAAGGTTTCGTTCACCTGGCCCGCATCTTCTATCAACCGAGCCTCAAGCATACGAGCGAAGTCTTCGAACGCCTCGTCCGCTATCACAAACTCTTCCAGTTCTCGTTCACCTCGGGCAGCGAGAGCATCACGAGCCAATTGGCTCTGCGGCGGGACGTCCTCTCGCAGATCGACGAATACGTGCCCATGATGCGTTCCAAGGCCGGGGAAAAGCGCCCGGACCTCGTCGTGGACAAGGATGCGGCCCTGGATCTGGCGCATGCCAGTGGCGCGGGTTTGGATAAGAAGAATCAGGCCGGCAAATTCAAGCCGAAACTCGGCGAGAAAGATGGCGAGAAATCCTATACCGTGGATTACGCGACTCTCTTTCAAAGCGGAGCCAGCACCGAGCCTGAACGCCTTCTGCGCACCGCGGATGATCAGACCAAGCGCGGGGCCAAAGCCACCGCCAAAACCTTTCCTTTGCCTTTGAATGCCTCCGATATCAAAAACCTCAGCAAGCTGCCCTTTGTCTGTGAACTCACGACCGAGGACGCCACCTTCCTGCGGGAATCGTTTCTGCAGGATCGCAGCGCGGAACTCTTCCTCGGCTTTGAAATGGTGGACGCCATCTTCAAAACCGAAGGAAAAATGAAGACCTTTCGCTTTCCCCTTTACTATATGAAAGTCACGATCGAGGAATCGGGCCGCCTGATCCACATACACCCGACCCGCCGTCCTGAAATTTACATGAACCACCTGGCGCTCACCTCGCTGGTGGAAAGCTTCACACCGGAAAATCCCAACGGCCTTGATCCTTTGGAGCAGTTCTATCAAACGCTGACCACGCAGAAGATCGAAATGCGCGGCCGCATGCTGGAAATCACCATCCATCGGCAGCTGCCGGTACTGGAAGACGTCTTTCAAAGAACCCGCGACATCCTCCTCGGACTGCCCGGTGAAAACGGCAAGGGCGGGATCCTTGGCGGTCTTAAGCTGATAGGCATCGAATGCGACCTCGATTCCGTCGCGCTCTATAAATCATCCCTCGGCGCTTCGCCTCTCCTTCAGGCTTTGGAAGTGGAT
Protein-coding sequences here:
- a CDS encoding MotA/TolQ/ExbB proton channel family protein: MEGLSFKKYMQTTHKRFDPAALLLSLMGIAAVLYSMAKHNKNSSYFDFHSFMIVLGGTLASLTFQFDLRSMLSSLVLVGKSFLGTPEKPIMGIVKELDDAILSQAQLADLREGLAMDGELLNDIVYMHHQGLLFEEIDEFVTSRVADQYLARKIAVEVLRKGVLIAPAFGLFGTVMGLIGVLKTLSDPSNIGGSMSLALMTTAYGAGLSSLVFTPLAGRLEHHNMIYLDVHQQILSKIGILLKREERTLEASGVG
- a CDS encoding OmpA/MotB family protein; this encodes MKLQELANSGSEESSSTAFYIGLSDLMVLLLVFFLMLISMSKIDKGSFEKIRAGFTGSTKGTLVELSAQLQEIVEGQPGIPGVKVHLAEDGVRLDLDTGALFDSGSARLKPNAIDPLMPILKIIKDTGYTIDVEGHTDDAPMHRIFKIDGVPNLENNWSLSGRRASSVINVLLEDGFQGSRLRIVGYADTRPIQAVAGKQESELEAARALNRRVSLLIK